Proteins found in one Mytilus edulis chromosome 2, xbMytEdul2.2, whole genome shotgun sequence genomic segment:
- the LOC139513299 gene encoding piggyBac transposable element-derived protein 4-like — translation MSEQNSLYSDEGSDDNELSSGDEWLENYNAEVDHGSPDNTPVVSDEEANDEDDAAPENAELVWRETYEELDIDPFIQITGPSHNLNPNASELEYFKLFFDDNMLEKIVSQTNQYAAQNGPDPLWSDTTRDEISAFIGMQILMGINQLPDYSFYWSNNKYLGNQGFKEVMSVKRYEKLNQYIHCNDIETDVPVDQPGHDKLHKIRPLIDSSLQNFAARYNPNKNQAIDEAMVAYKGRSVAKQYIPSKPTKWGFKVWMRCDSKSGYCHKFDIYMGKETAVDSTKGLGHRVVEKLAEDLHHKNHHLYFDSYFTSIPLLQDLLSNGIYGCGTIRQNRKGFPQDLKNAPRMQTGQFVGRQTDNMVGVVWMDKKPVNVVASNESLIEVDTTNRRQKDGTNARVTRPRVVTNYQENFRGVDISDQLRAKYSIGRPSKKWWKYLMNFIIDLCIVNSFIVKAETEVPQVARTKKRYRQLDFRINLSTQLIGNFARLRTPAPPMRPRATHAHLKLGRKRSTCKLCTKTGEKKRKTTQMGCEKCDKHLCSAECHNTFHVNIGIGVVTEE, via the exons ATGTCTGAGCAAAACAGCTTATACTCTGATGAGGGCAGTGACGACAATGAATTATCAAGTGGGGATGAATGGCTGGAGAATTATAATGCTGAAGTCGATCATGGTTCCCCTGACAATACACCCGTGGTATCAGATGAAGAGGCCAATGACGAGGACGATGCAGCTCCCGAAAATGCAGAACTTGTTTGGAGAGAAACATACGAAGAACTTGACATAGACCCCTTTATTCAGATCACTGGTCCATCACACAATCTGAACCCTAATGCCAGTGAGCTTGAGTATTTCAAGCTTTTCTTCGACGATAATATGCTTGAGAAAATTGTAAGCCAAACAAATCAATATGCAGCTCAAAATGGCCCCGACCCACTCTGGAGTGATACCACCCGGGATGAGATTTCGGCTTTTATAG GGATGCAGATATTAATGGGAATAAACCAGCTTCCTGATTATTCCTTTTACTGGTCCAATAATAAGTATTTAGGGAATCAGGGGTTTAAAGAAGTCATGTCAGTAAAACGGTATGAAAAGCTCAACCAATATATCCATTGTAATGATATAGAAACTGATGTCCCTGTAGACCAACCTGGGCACGATAAGCTCCACAAGATACGCCCTCTTATTGATTCATCTCTCCAAAACTTCGCAGCACGATACAACCCAAATAAAAACCAAGCCATTGATGAGGCTATGGTGGCTTATAAAGGAAGATCGGTAGCCAAACAGTATATACCATCAAAACCCACCAAATGGGGATTCAAAGTGTGGATGAGGTGCGATAGTAAATCTGGATATTGTCACAAGTTTGATATTTATATGGGAAAGGAGACGGCTGTTGATAGTACAAAGGGTTTAGGACATCGTGTTGTGGAGAAATTGGCTGAAGATCTACATCATAAAAACCATCATTTGTATTTTGACAGTTACTTTACCTCAATACCATTATTGCAAGATCTGTTAAGCAATGGAATATATGGATGTGGAACCATTCGACAGAACAGAAAAGGCTTTCCACAAGATTTAAAGAACGCCCCGAGGATGCAAACTGGCCAGTTTGTaggaagacaaacagacaatatgGTGGGCGTTGTTTGGATGGACAAGAAACCAGTTAATGTTGTGGCTTCCAATGAGTCATTGATTGAG GTAGATACAACAAACCGGAGACAGAAAGATGGGACAAATGCCCGCGTTACAAGGCCGCGCGTAGTTACAAATTACCAGGAAAATTTCAGAGGGGTTGACATCTCTGATCAATTACGTGCAAAATATTCAATTGGTAGGCCATCTAAAAAATGgtggaaatatttaatgaatttCATAATAGATCTTTGTATTGTGAACTCATTTATTGTAAAGGCAGAAACAGAGGTTCCGCAAGTAGCCCGTACTAAAAAGAGGTATAGGCAATTGGACTTCAGGATAAATTTGTCAACACAACTTATAGGGAATTTCGCACGATTGAGGACACCAGCACCACCAATGAGACCGCGAGCAACACACGCTCATTTGAAATTGGGCCGCAAACGTTCCACATGCAAACTTTGCACAAAAACAGGAGAGAAGAAGCGTAAAACAACACAAATGGGATGTGAAAAATGTGATAAACATTTATGTTCAGCTGAATGTCACAACACATTCCATGTTAATATTGGGATCGGAGTTGTCACGGAAGAATAA
- the LOC139513302 gene encoding uncharacterized protein translates to MDEWEKKWDVYEEGNLDKWKTGICEKLEGFLKLTFAAFLFVIILVSGILSRITLHIMIWHLQPPAGNITSRLGTMGYLLEFRDDQCENVDVLDCMNRSKYVDEEWIWALFLVIIIPYIFGMFSSARKMCKQNGEENKSKKEEQQDSWRSKNVLFLASEVLDTIGVFLMVFVVLPAFDPATASVVYLVVGLPLCLLDWLDTVRQSRCQNSSSEENGVKSKGKLKKCTKFLKNTKMNCFYSSAGVMFCILSILFVIFYIGFDITVAIFIISMLFIGIRYYQNFTKHLSGETQLIDHNRMTVTCFSFLAKISVLIICLLVTVHAQQGLNALFGSGESNYRKPNIDLELGNDETCANYVPFVVATINILSSLVFYKTAKTACAICCQIVVFGFAIIFLVPVINLVALIKLMEIPQTLKFQSCDIFFSQWRINSISDIGNEWWQIPVSFTMAILSFACLCRFVFFTNGVPQSKTSR, encoded by the exons ATGGATGAATG ggAAAAAAAATGGGATGTTTATGAAGAAGGAAATTTAGACAAATGGAAAACAGGTATTTGCGAAAAACTAGAAGGATTCTTAAAATTGACATTTGCCGCTTTTCTCTTTGTGATTATTTTAGTTAGCGGAATCTTGTCCCGAATAACTTTACATATCATGATTTGGCATCTGCAACCACCTGCAGGTAACATTACATCTCGGCTTGGAACAATGGGATATTTATTAGAATTTAGAGATGATCAGTGTGAGAATGTAGATGTATTAGATTGTATGAACAGATCAAAATATGTTGACGAAGAATGGATTTGGGCGTTATTTTTAGTCATCATTATTCCGTATATCTTTGGAATGTTTTCATCTGCGCGAAAAATGTGCAAGCAAAATGGAGAAGAAAACAAATCTAAAAAGGAAGAACAACAAGACTCATGGCGATCTAAAAATGTT CTTTTTCTAGCATCCGAAGTCCTGGATACAATAGGAGTATTTTTGATGGTATTTGTAGTCCTTCCTGCGTTTGATCCTGCAACTGCATCTGTTGTTTACCTAGTTGTAGGTTTGCCATTATGTTTACTCGACTGGCTCGACACAGTTCGTCAAAGCCGTTGTCAAAACTCGTCGTCTGAAGAAAATGGAGTAAAATCGAAGGGAAAGTTGAAGAAATGCACGAAGttcctgaaaaatacaaaaatgaattgCTTTTATTCATCGGCTGGCGTCATGTTTTGCATTTTGAGTATTTTATTCGTCATTTTTTATATCGGGTTTGACATCACAGTTGCAATATTCATTATATCAATGTTATTCATTGGAATTCGGTACTACCAAAATTTTACGAAGCATCTATCAGGGGAAACACAACTTATCGATCACAATCGGATGACGGTCACATGTTTTTCATTTCTTGCTAAAATTAGTGTGCTAATTATCTGTCTTTTGGTAACTGTCCACGCTCAACAAGGACTAAACGCGTTATTTGGCAGTGGAGAATCTAACTACAGAAAACCAAATATCGATTTAGAATTAGGCAATGATGAAACGTGTGCAAATTATGTTCCATTTGTTGTAGCAACCATCAATATACTTTCAAGTTTAGTATTTTACAAAACAGCTAAGACTGCTTGTGCTATTTGCTGTCAGATAGTAGTTTTTGGATTTGCGATAATATTTTTAGTTCCTGTTATTAACTTAGTTGCTTTGATAAAATTAATGGAAATTCCACAGACACTTAAGTTCCAGTCATGTGATATATTCTTTTCGCAATGGCGAATCAACTCGATTTCAGATATAGGAAATGAGTGGTGGCAAATACCTGTTTCTTTTACCATGGCTATTTTGTCTTTTGCATGCCTTTGTAGATTCGTATTTTTTACAAATGGTGTACCACAAAGCAAAACTAGCAGGTAA